The Magnolia sinica isolate HGM2019 chromosome 9, MsV1, whole genome shotgun sequence genome contains a region encoding:
- the LOC131255277 gene encoding disease resistance protein RPM1-like — MKQVELIQVLRSYLQNKRYVLVLDDVWSTHVWNFIRNALPASNYNSRVMITTRKDDVASSSCVGLSDHIYNLQPLPPREAWSPFCKKAFHSNYENCCPPGLKRLFQSFVDKCRGLPLAIVTLGSLLSIKDKTYVEWEMIHRSLGSEFESEDNLRSLGPRFQ, encoded by the coding sequence ATGAAACAGGTCGAGCTCATCCAAGTTCTAAGGAGCTACTTGCAGAACAAAAGGTATGTACTTGTTCTTGATGATGTATGGAGCACACATGTATGGAATTTCATAAGAAATGCATTGCCTGCTAGCAATTATAATAGTAGGGTAATGATCACCACACGCAAAGATGATGTCGCATCATCTTCTTGCGTTGGACTCTCCGATCACATCTACAATCTTCAACCTCTGCCTCCAAGAGAGGCTTGGTCTCCGTTTTGCAAGAAGGCATTCCATTCGAACTACGAGAATTGTTGCCCTCCTGGATTGAAGAGGCTTTTTCAAAGCTTTGTAGATAAATGCCGAGGATTACCACTTGCGATTGTCACATTGGGTAGTCTTCTGTCCATCAAGGACAAGACGTATGTTGAGTGGGAGATGATTCACCGAAGCCTTGGATCGGAGTTTGAAAGCGAAGACAATCTTAGAAGCCTTGGTCCCCGTTTTCAATGA